One window of Mycoplasma cottewii genomic DNA carries:
- a CDS encoding phospho-sugar mutase — translation MSFDKTNKTYLEWINNKNLDSELKELLANASDEELQAAFNLELEFGTAGIRGILGAGPGRFNVYTIKKVTISYAKMLISKYKDRLNDGVVIGHDNRHNSAKFAQLVADILTSFNIKAYLFKDNAMKPTPVVSFATKTLNCIGGVVITASHNPSQYNGYKIYDPYGCQLMPEDTDFIASEMDKIEDILNWEFSPNTSLLETVDQKVIDKYFDMIRNLEFYKNEQESKSKVKIIFSAVNGTGTEFTPKVLRESGYEVIEVAEHAFEDETFKNVVNPNPEFDPAWKIPLEYAVKHDADIVIMNDPDADRFGMAIKHNGEFIRLNGNETGPILIDWKLSNLKRLNKLPKNPALYSSFVTSDLGDRIACEGYGSTIVKTLTGFKWMGDQIAKEPITGLNFVFAYEESFGYVLDDSTRDKDGIQASIMIAEACWFYKQQNMTLIDYLNSLYDTYGYYFTDTVNLNFKPEEKDLKIKPLMKALREKGISEIAGLKVIKSEDYINGLYNMPGQDLLKFYLEDKSWFAVRPSGTEPKLKIYFIGVDKSIDSAKQKVQAIYNELKQMLNI, via the coding sequence ATGAGCTTTGATAAAACAAATAAAACTTATTTAGAATGAATTAACAACAAAAATTTAGATTCAGAATTAAAAGAATTATTAGCTAATGCAAGTGATGAAGAATTACAAGCTGCATTTAATTTAGAACTAGAATTTGGAACAGCGGGAATTAGAGGTATTCTAGGAGCAGGTCCTGGACGTTTTAATGTTTATACAATTAAAAAAGTTACCATTTCTTATGCAAAGATGCTTATATCAAAATACAAAGATAGACTAAACGATGGAGTTGTAATTGGTCATGACAACAGACACAACTCAGCTAAGTTTGCTCAATTAGTAGCTGATATTTTAACAAGTTTCAATATTAAAGCATACCTATTTAAAGATAATGCTATGAAACCTACTCCAGTTGTTTCTTTTGCAACTAAGACATTAAATTGTATTGGTGGAGTTGTTATTACAGCTTCTCACAACCCAAGTCAATATAACGGTTATAAAATCTATGATCCATATGGTTGTCAATTAATGCCAGAAGACACTGATTTTATTGCAAGTGAAATGGATAAAATTGAAGATATTTTAAATTGAGAATTTAGCCCAAACACAAGTTTATTAGAAACTGTTGATCAAAAAGTTATTGATAAATACTTTGATATGATTAGAAACTTAGAGTTCTATAAAAATGAACAAGAATCAAAATCAAAAGTAAAAATTATATTTTCAGCAGTAAATGGAACAGGAACTGAATTTACTCCAAAAGTATTAAGAGAATCAGGTTATGAAGTAATTGAAGTAGCTGAACATGCATTTGAAGATGAAACATTTAAAAATGTTGTTAACCCAAACCCAGAATTTGATCCAGCATGAAAAATACCTTTAGAATATGCGGTTAAACATGATGCTGATATTGTTATTATGAATGATCCGGATGCAGATAGATTTGGAATGGCTATTAAACACAATGGTGAATTTATTAGATTAAATGGTAATGAAACTGGACCTATTTTAATTGATTGAAAACTATCTAATTTAAAACGTTTAAATAAATTACCAAAAAACCCTGCACTATATTCAAGTTTTGTAACTTCAGATCTAGGAGATAGAATCGCTTGTGAAGGTTATGGATCAACTATTGTTAAAACATTAACTGGATTTAAATGAATGGGAGATCAAATTGCTAAAGAACCAATTACTGGATTAAACTTCGTATTTGCTTATGAAGAAAGTTTTGGTTATGTTTTAGATGATTCAACAAGAGATAAAGATGGTATTCAAGCTTCAATTATGATTGCTGAAGCATGTTGATTCTACAAACAACAAAATATGACTTTAATTGATTATTTAAATTCTTTATATGATACATATGGATACTACTTTACTGATACTGTTAACTTAAACTTTAAACCAGAAGAAAAAGACTTAAAAATTAAACCTTTAATGAAAGCTTTAAGAGAAAAAGGTATTAGTGAAATTGCTGGACTAAAAGTTATTAAATCAGAAGATTACATTAACGGTTTATACAACATGCCAGGTCAAGATCTATTAAAATTCTACTTAGAAGATAAATCATGATTTGCTGTAAGACCAAGTGGAACAGAACCTAAATTAAAAATTTATTTCATAGGTGTAGATAAATCAATTGATTCAGCTAAACAAAAAGTTCAAGCAATATATAATGAACTAAAACAAATGCTAAACATATAG
- a CDS encoding thymidine phosphorylase gives MLTFANIIEKKKQNIELTEQEIRWVVDGYVKGVITDYQMASFCMATYFTDMTDKETTNLVKSYVESGDVYDVRKIEGFKVDKHSTGGVGDKTSLVFSPLVASYGIKVCKLSGRGLGKTGGTIDKLESFPGWTSELSNDEFVDNVNKVGMSIISQSKNVVPADKKIYALRDVTGTVDSMPLITASIMSKKLIIENDGLVLDVKVGNGAFMKTVDDALDLSKRMIEVGKQYNRKIAVMITDMNKPLGKAIGNAIEVKEAWDTLNGKGPEDFNELVVTAVAITLLQAKIFDNLDDAKADVYKKLQSGEAAHYLKDFVVAQHGDWSVLENYDEVFKCSNVIQIKARKSGYIKFTDAENLGLLSMQLGAGRVTKEENIDHAAGIYLDKSFGEKVKEDEVVMTLFTNKETNNEWIKLAESTFEIVETQPVEDVVIKIISDDVK, from the coding sequence ATGCTTACATTTGCAAATATTATTGAAAAGAAAAAACAAAACATTGAACTAACAGAACAAGAAATTAGATGAGTAGTTGATGGTTATGTAAAAGGAGTTATTACAGATTATCAAATGGCGTCATTTTGTATGGCTACTTACTTTACTGATATGACAGATAAAGAAACAACAAATTTAGTTAAAAGTTATGTTGAATCTGGTGATGTTTATGATGTTAGAAAAATTGAAGGTTTTAAAGTTGATAAACATTCAACTGGTGGAGTTGGAGATAAAACTAGTTTAGTATTTAGTCCATTAGTTGCTAGTTACGGAATTAAAGTATGTAAATTATCTGGAAGAGGATTAGGTAAAACTGGTGGAACTATCGATAAATTAGAATCATTTCCTGGTTGAACAAGTGAACTAAGTAATGATGAGTTTGTTGATAATGTAAATAAAGTTGGAATGAGTATTATTTCTCAATCTAAAAACGTTGTTCCTGCTGATAAAAAGATTTATGCATTACGTGATGTGACAGGAACAGTTGACTCAATGCCTTTAATTACAGCTTCAATTATGAGTAAAAAACTAATTATTGAAAATGATGGATTAGTTTTAGATGTTAAAGTTGGAAATGGTGCATTTATGAAAACTGTTGATGATGCTTTAGATCTTTCAAAAAGAATGATCGAAGTTGGAAAACAGTACAACAGAAAAATTGCAGTTATGATAACTGATATGAATAAACCTTTAGGAAAAGCAATTGGAAATGCTATTGAAGTAAAAGAAGCTTGAGATACACTTAACGGAAAAGGACCAGAAGATTTCAACGAATTAGTTGTAACTGCTGTAGCAATTACTTTATTACAAGCTAAAATATTTGATAACTTAGATGATGCTAAAGCTGATGTTTATAAAAAATTACAATCAGGAGAAGCTGCACATTACTTAAAAGATTTTGTTGTGGCTCAACACGGAGACTGATCTGTTTTAGAAAACTATGATGAAGTATTCAAATGTTCAAATGTTATTCAAATTAAAGCTAGAAAATCAGGTTACATTAAATTTACTGATGCTGAAAATTTAGGATTATTATCAATGCAATTAGGTGCAGGTCGTGTTACAAAAGAAGAAAATATAGATCATGCTGCTGGAATTTATTTAGATAAAAGCTTCGGTGAAAAAGTTAAAGAAGATGAAGTTGTTATGACATTATTTACAAATAAAGAAACTAATAACGAATGAATTAAATTAGCTGAATCAACTTTTGAAATAGTTGAAACTCAACCAGTTGAAGATGTAGTTATTAAAATTATTTCTGATGATGTTAAATAA
- a CDS encoding type II toxin-antitoxin system RelB/DinJ family antitoxin: MKTTNLNIRIDKETKEKAEAIFHELGITTSSAINMFLKATIRKNTLPFSIELDTPNINGHKRSWRTFERSQHKIPLKS; encoded by the coding sequence ATGAAGACAACGAATTTAAATATAAGAATTGATAAGGAAACTAAAGAAAAAGCAGAAGCTATATTTCATGAACTAGGAATAACTACTTCATCAGCTATAAATATGTTTTTAAAAGCAACAATTAGAAAAAACACACTACCATTTAGTATAGAGTTAGATACACCAAACATTAATGGCCATAAAAGAAGCTGAAGAACTTTTGAAAGATCCCAGCACAAAATCCCACTCAAGTCTTAA
- the fic gene encoding protein adenylyltransferase Fic: MKSNLIEEEHEIKLSVKRCLELWDKDILNTFEVGTWKGLQQIHKYIFQDVFDFAGEIRKVNIAKNDFMFASAMFLEQSLKSIDKMPENTFDEIIDKYIEMNIAHPFREGNGRCTRIWLDLMLKRKLKLVINWEFIDKDSYFKAIIRSSVDDSDIKQLFRKHLTDKIDDREVFISGIKKSYEYEGFDIKI; the protein is encoded by the coding sequence ATGAAATCAAATTTAATTGAAGAAGAACACGAAATAAAACTTTCTGTAAAACGATGTTTAGAATTATGAGATAAAGATATTCTTAATACTTTTGAAGTAGGAACTTGAAAAGGACTACAACAAATTCATAAATACATTTTTCAAGATGTATTTGATTTTGCTGGAGAAATTAGAAAAGTTAATATAGCAAAAAATGATTTTATGTTTGCTTCAGCAATGTTTTTAGAACAAAGCTTGAAATCAATTGATAAAATGCCAGAAAATACTTTTGATGAAATTATAGACAAATATATTGAAATGAATATAGCTCATCCTTTTAGAGAAGGAAATGGACGTTGTACTAGAATTTGATTAGATTTAATGTTAAAAAGAAAACTAAAACTAGTGATTAATTGAGAATTTATTGATAAAGATAGTTATTTTAAAGCAATAATTAGATCAAGTGTTGATGATTCAGATATAAAACAATTATTTAGAAAACATTTAACAGATAAAATTGATGATAGAGAAGTTTTTATTTCAGGAATTAAAAAGTCATATGAATATGAAGGATTTGATATTAAAATTTAA
- a CDS encoding phosphorylase family protein — protein MHINKKADIAQTVLIAGDPRRTKWAAENLLTDYKLVSEVRNAFVYTGMYKGHKVSFATSGMGQPSIAIYATELFNDHNVQKIVRVGTCGTYNNDIKVGTVVEAAKAYSEVNIFEPSKTGWQVEKPSLNLGAGVPVSVHCADVFYRIADLDPKEQGLDVVDMESYALFYLANHYNRQASTILTVTDNLYDHSNDMTADQRELATLEMYKNVLNKLFNE, from the coding sequence ATGCATATTAATAAAAAAGCTGATATTGCACAAACAGTTCTAATCGCTGGAGATCCAAGAAGAACTAAATGAGCGGCAGAAAACTTATTAACAGATTACAAATTAGTAAGTGAAGTAAGAAACGCTTTTGTTTATACTGGAATGTATAAAGGACACAAAGTTTCATTTGCAACTTCAGGTATGGGTCAACCATCAATTGCGATTTATGCTACTGAACTATTTAATGATCATAATGTTCAAAAAATTGTTAGAGTAGGAACTTGTGGAACATATAATAACGATATTAAAGTTGGAACAGTTGTTGAAGCTGCTAAAGCATATTCTGAAGTAAATATTTTTGAACCATCAAAAACAGGATGACAAGTTGAAAAACCAAGCTTAAATTTAGGTGCAGGTGTACCTGTATCAGTTCACTGTGCTGATGTATTCTACAGAATTGCAGATTTAGATCCAAAAGAACAAGGACTAGATGTTGTTGATATGGAAAGTTATGCACTATTCTATTTAGCAAATCATTATAATAGACAAGCATCAACAATCTTAACAGTTACTGATAATTTATATGATCATTCTAATGACATGACTGCTGATCAAAGAGAATTAGCAACATTAGAAATGTACAAAAACGTTTTAAACAAATTATTTAATGAATAA
- a CDS encoding serine hydrolase domain-containing protein, with protein sequence MQFNNVEQVITSFMDRKLFKGAVIRICKNKEMIYSKSFGYNDQNNTISLNGNEIFRAYSMTKPLTAFAVLLLVDKGLINLNDDISKYIPSFKNKNITVWNLLTMTSGITYSGNKSNTQIQIKSILDQWMKEKKDLEWLCDQLSQVELLFEPGKGWYYGLSLDIASRIIEVVTNKTYRDFIKEEIFNKFEMFDSDFYLFDTKREANVFKWTFANDKPNLQLVKDFNFLIQDIYQLPICPMAGAGLFTTADDYSKFLNVLIDGKFKDRQVISHSLLKEMRSDQLSKNNLKQFFKWNLNADYSYGFGVRVRIKNELYPLTEVGEFGWDGLLGSSGLVDSKNNITSTIMLSSYPGHNSTVETEFFDALYKDLRNNNLA encoded by the coding sequence ATGCAATTTAACAACGTTGAACAAGTTATAACTTCTTTTATGGATAGAAAATTATTTAAAGGTGCTGTTATAAGAATTTGTAAAAATAAAGAAATGATTTATTCAAAATCATTTGGATATAATGATCAGAACAATACGATTTCATTAAATGGAAATGAAATTTTTAGAGCATATTCAATGACAAAACCATTAACTGCTTTTGCTGTTTTGTTATTAGTAGACAAAGGATTAATTAATTTAAATGATGATATTTCTAAATACATACCTTCATTTAAAAATAAAAATATTACTGTTTGAAACTTATTAACAATGACAAGCGGAATTACATATAGTGGTAACAAATCTAATACTCAAATTCAAATTAAAAGCATTTTAGATCAGTGAATGAAAGAGAAAAAAGATCTAGAGTGATTATGTGATCAACTTTCTCAAGTTGAACTATTATTTGAACCTGGTAAAGGTTGATATTATGGATTAAGTTTAGATATCGCTTCAAGAATAATAGAAGTTGTTACAAATAAGACATACAGAGATTTTATTAAAGAAGAAATTTTTAATAAATTTGAAATGTTTGATTCTGATTTTTATTTATTCGACACAAAAAGAGAAGCTAATGTTTTTAAATGAACTTTTGCTAACGATAAACCTAATTTACAACTAGTTAAAGATTTTAACTTTTTAATTCAAGATATTTATCAACTACCAATTTGTCCTATGGCTGGAGCTGGATTATTTACAACAGCTGATGACTATAGTAAGTTTTTAAACGTTTTAATTGATGGTAAATTTAAAGATCGACAAGTTATATCACACTCATTATTAAAAGAAATGAGATCAGATCAATTATCAAAAAATAATTTAAAGCAATTTTTCAAATGAAATTTAAATGCAGATTATAGTTATGGATTTGGAGTAAGAGTTAGAATAAAAAATGAACTTTATCCTTTAACTGAAGTTGGTGAATTTGGTTGAGATGGATTATTAGGATCATCAGGTTTAGTTGATAGTAAAAACAACATTACCTCAACAATTATGTTATCAAGTTATCCAGGACATAACTCAACAGTAGAAACTGAGTTTTTTGATGCATTATATAAAGATTTAAGAAATAATAATTTAGCTTAA
- a CDS encoding PTS transporter subunit EIIC, with protein MQNQTQKPMQGFLDKLKNFGANIMPTLSKLSKAFLLPIALLPIAGVFLGVGATITANVDKASGFWYVGNVMKTMGDVCFGNLPVFFCISVALAYTKDSGIAALTAIVGFLVFNGIQSALIHDVNVTVDKKEITRIHLLWYYGDWSVPAKLITDNLGIRSLNTGVLAGIFVGAIAAKVYNKFHAIQLPSAISFFSGTKFVPIVTFAAVLPLSLLFAMAWPVIGIGFSWVGENSGSLPYGTDSLMFEIVERSLVPFGLHHVFYAPLWWTSAGGSIAGALDTVKGAGAETQKAFADAYNKIHGTGLDFNGIYTLIQSNPDLFGAQGDQFMAQQILVHSKIFNFTDAENLGLNVGRFQSGKFGFMLLGLPAAALAMWLAAPKENRQQVFGIYFSAALTCFLTGITEPIEYTFLFVAPWLFYGVHMPLASIAFWATGALQTHVTQTVSGGFIDYIVFAVIPFFGQKAMTAKSAFAVLGVAAALAPVYFFSFYFLIKIFNVKTPGRDLMVGEARLFTKADFKASKGLNVDGSKMESSDDKEEARLAKAAAIIEYLGGEENIVDVDSCASRLRLTVVDSSKADVDGIKSLGGSTGALVKGNNIQVVYGGEQEAIKPRMIKILAEQREAKKANMNVENKVEAKVEENKEVKKAPAKKASTAKKAPAKKAASKSSTAKKAPAKKAPAKKAPSKKSTSSKTTKE; from the coding sequence ATGCAAAATCAAACGCAAAAACCAATGCAAGGTTTTTTAGATAAATTAAAAAACTTTGGTGCAAATATTATGCCTACTTTATCAAAATTAAGTAAAGCATTCTTGTTACCAATTGCATTGTTACCAATTGCCGGTGTGTTTTTAGGTGTTGGAGCTACAATTACCGCTAACGTTGATAAAGCTTCAGGATTCTGATATGTTGGTAATGTTATGAAAACAATGGGTGATGTTTGTTTTGGTAACTTACCAGTATTCTTCTGTATTTCAGTTGCTTTAGCATATACTAAAGATTCTGGTATCGCTGCACTTACTGCTATTGTTGGATTCTTAGTTTTCAATGGAATTCAATCAGCTTTAATTCACGATGTTAATGTTACAGTAGATAAAAAAGAAATCACACGTATTCACTTATTATGATATTATGGTGATTGATCAGTTCCTGCAAAACTAATTACAGATAACTTAGGAATTAGATCATTAAACACTGGAGTTCTTGCTGGTATTTTCGTTGGAGCTATTGCTGCAAAAGTTTACAACAAATTCCACGCTATTCAATTACCATCAGCAATTAGTTTCTTTAGTGGTACTAAATTTGTACCTATTGTAACTTTCGCTGCCGTTCTGCCTTTATCATTATTATTTGCAATGGCATGACCAGTTATTGGTATTGGATTCTCATGAGTAGGAGAAAATTCAGGAAGCTTACCTTATGGTACAGATTCATTAATGTTTGAAATTGTTGAACGTTCATTAGTTCCATTTGGATTACACCATGTGTTCTATGCACCATTATGATGAACTAGTGCTGGAGGTTCTATTGCTGGAGCCTTAGACACTGTTAAAGGTGCTGGAGCAGAAACTCAAAAAGCTTTTGCAGACGCATACAACAAAATCCATGGAACAGGACTAGATTTCAATGGAATTTATACACTTATTCAATCAAATCCTGATTTATTTGGTGCACAAGGTGACCAATTCATGGCTCAACAAATCTTAGTTCACTCTAAAATATTTAACTTTACTGACGCAGAAAATTTAGGATTAAACGTTGGTAGATTCCAATCAGGTAAATTTGGATTCATGTTATTAGGATTACCTGCTGCAGCGTTAGCTATGTGACTAGCTGCACCAAAAGAAAATAGACAACAAGTATTTGGTATCTACTTCTCAGCTGCTTTAACTTGTTTCTTAACAGGTATTACTGAACCAATCGAATATACATTCTTATTCGTTGCTCCATGATTATTCTATGGTGTTCACATGCCATTAGCATCAATCGCTTTCTGAGCAACAGGAGCACTACAAACTCACGTTACTCAAACAGTTAGTGGTGGATTTATCGATTACATCGTCTTTGCGGTAATTCCATTCTTTGGACAAAAAGCAATGACAGCTAAATCAGCATTCGCTGTATTAGGAGTGGCTGCTGCATTAGCACCAGTTTACTTCTTCTCATTCTACTTCTTAATCAAGATCTTTAACGTTAAAACACCTGGTCGTGATTTAATGGTTGGAGAAGCTAGATTATTTACAAAAGCTGATTTCAAAGCTTCTAAAGGATTAAATGTTGATGGATCAAAAATGGAATCATCAGACGATAAAGAAGAAGCTAGATTAGCTAAAGCTGCTGCTATTATTGAATATCTTGGAGGAGAAGAAAACATTGTTGATGTTGACTCATGTGCTTCAAGATTACGTTTAACAGTTGTTGATTCATCTAAAGCAGATGTTGATGGAATCAAATCTTTAGGAGGATCAACTGGAGCTTTAGTTAAAGGAAACAACATCCAAGTTGTTTATGGTGGAGAACAAGAAGCTATTAAACCAAGAATGATTAAAATTCTTGCTGAACAAAGAGAAGCTAAGAAAGCAAACATGAATGTAGAAAATAAAGTTGAAGCAAAAGTTGAAGAAAACAAAGAAGTAAAAAAAGCACCTGCTAAAAAAGCCTCAACAGCTAAAAAAGCACCTGCTAAAAAAGCTGCTTCAAAATCTTCAACAGCTAAAAAAGCACCTGCTAAAAAAGCACCTGCTAAAAAAGCACCTTCTAAAAAATCTACATCATCAAAAACAACAAAAGAATAA